In one Saimiri boliviensis isolate mSaiBol1 chromosome 21, mSaiBol1.pri, whole genome shotgun sequence genomic region, the following are encoded:
- the APOL6 gene encoding apolipoprotein L6 has translation MRRIRDVFLNTTKAEKSPPDQENHLTPKDTDLVPQRLLDNQAEKECKAGVGLQREKDDAFLCEDVELQEGDLTPEEKIFLREFPRMREDVKGNIEKLRALAEDIDKIHKKFTGTKLVANSTAVISGVVSLLGLALAPVTGGGSLLLSTAGQGLAAAASITSIVTDTLEHSQNKKAQARAEDILPTHDQEDEEAEKEKGDYFGAAVKVISNVNNAVKHAKQNVRAFQKVRANPHLANAAKRLLTTGRVSSRSTARVQKAFAGTTLAMTKRALMLGGTMAVVSLGFDLATLSKEWKHLKEGARAKLAEELRAKASELERELTELTQLYQSLQQKVRSRARGPGKALTGICKTEAYQMGLREHVWICVCLCVCVCVYIMFT, from the exons ATGAGGAGGATCAGAGACGTGTTTTTGAACACCACAAAAGCAGAGAAATCTCCACCAGATCAAG AAAATCATTTGACTCCTAAGGACACAGATTTGGTGCCACAGAGGCTGCTGGACaaccaggcagagaaagaatgCAAGGCTGGTGTTGGTTTGCAAAG GGAAAAAGATGATGCTTTTCTGTGTGAAGATGTCGAGCTACAGGAAGGAGATCTGACccctgaagaaaaaatatttttgagagaaTTTCCCAGAATGAGAGAAGATGTAAAAGGGAACATTGAGAAGCTCCGTGCCCTCGCAGAGGATATTGACAAAATCCACAAGAAATTCACCGGGACTAAGTTGGTGGCCAACTCCACTGCTGTCATCTCTGGGGTGGTGAGCCTCCTGGGGTTAGCCCTTGCCCCAGTAACAGGAGGAGGAAGCCTGCTACTCTCCACCGCTGGTCAAGGTTTGGCGGCAGCAGCTTCGATCACCAGCATTGTGACCGATACGCTGGAGCACTCCCAAAATAAAAAAGCCCAAGCTCGGGCTGAAGACATACTGCCCACCCATGACCAGGAGGACGAGGAAGctgagaaagagaagggggaCTATTTCGGGGCCGCTGTAAAGGTTATCTCTAACGTTAACAACGCCGTGAAGCACGCCAAACAAAACGTCCGCGCATTTCAGAAAGTCAGAGCCAACCCACACTTGGCCAATGCCGCCAAGCGTCTTCTGACCACTGGCAGAGTCTCCTCCCGGAGCACCGCACGGGTGCAAAAGGCCTTTGCAGGGACAACGCTGGCAATGACCAAACGTGCTCTCATGCTGGGAGGGACGATGGCTGTCGTCTCCCTTGGCTTTGACTTGGCCACTCTCTCCAAAGAATGGAAGCACCTGAAGGAAGGAGCGAGGGCAAAGCTGGCGGAAGAGTTGAGAGCCAAGGCCTCCGAGCTGGAGAGGGAGCTCACAGAACTCACCCAGCTCTACCAGAGTTTGCAGCAGAAAGTGAGGTCAAGGGCCAGAGGGCCGGGGAAGGCTTTAACGGGAATCTGCAAAACTGAGGCTTACCAGATGGGGTTAAGGGAGCatgtgtggatatgtgtgtgtctgtgtgtgtgtgtctgtgtgtacatcaTGTTTACATGA